Proteins encoded in a region of the Mucilaginibacter sabulilitoris genome:
- a CDS encoding RNA polymerase sigma-70 factor — protein sequence MKDRKVDTLNLWKLICNNDDEKAFELFFHLLNNSLIKFCILYVNHREIAEEIVSDVFVKCWLNRKTLTEIQNPETYLFVAVKNQSLNHIKKYSSIHLVQIEDTNSVEFVNTFNPQKEIENKELIFRMDKAITSLPQQCRIVFRLIKEDGMKYKEVAEILNISPRTVQTQLFRAIKKLSIVLSNYNKANDQIPKGNIFNTLSALFIILQLFFINL from the coding sequence TTGAAAGATAGGAAAGTTGATACATTAAATTTGTGGAAACTCATTTGCAATAATGACGACGAGAAAGCCTTTGAACTTTTCTTTCATCTGTTAAACAATTCGCTGATTAAGTTTTGTATTCTTTACGTTAATCACCGGGAAATTGCGGAAGAAATTGTTTCAGATGTTTTTGTTAAATGCTGGTTAAACCGCAAAACCTTAACCGAGATACAAAATCCCGAAACCTATCTTTTTGTGGCTGTAAAAAACCAGTCGTTAAACCATATTAAAAAATATTCCAGTATCCACCTGGTACAAATTGAAGATACCAATTCTGTTGAATTTGTAAATACCTTTAACCCACAAAAGGAAATTGAAAACAAGGAATTGATTTTCAGGATGGATAAAGCCATCACCTCGCTTCCGCAGCAATGCCGTATTGTATTCAGGCTGATTAAGGAAGATGGCATGAAATACAAGGAAGTTGCTGAAATTTTAAATATCTCTCCCCGTACCGTTCAAACACAGCTTTTCAGGGCCATTAAAAAATTAAGTATAGTTTTAAGTAACTATAACAAGGCAAATGACCAAATACCTAAAGGTAATATTTTCAATACTTTAAGCGCACTTTTTATTATTTTACAA
- a CDS encoding alpha-L-fucosidase, whose protein sequence is MKKLFTMIFLSFCSAVLMAQKHNVSKQYVPPGDPLVEQKLMQWQDLKFGLFMHWGTYSQWGVVESWSICPEDEGWTQRRGPYSATYNGYKAAYENLQTTFNPVKFNPEKWVKAAKDAGMKYVIFTTKHHDGFCMFDTKETDYKITSTKTPFSSNPRSNVTKEIFNAFRKDNFMIGAYFSKPDWHTENYWWPYFPPKDRNVNYDPKKYPERWQKFKDFTYNQIGELMTDYGKVDILWLDGGWVRPKSSVDTSVDWQRGIRFDQDIDMPKIAAMGRQKQPGLIVVDRTVSGQYENYTTPEQEVPEVPLDHPWESCITMGNSWSYVPGDHYKSVQKIVQLLVKIVSRGGNLLMNIGPGPDGDWDPVAYERLQGISAWMKINGEGIYGSKSVAPYSTGNIFYTKAKNDKAIYAFMLSDQDKVVLPTTVSVKVSKPKKVTLLGSNQRLKWKQQNDEVVISVPQGLQNNSGLNAAACFKMEY, encoded by the coding sequence ATGAAAAAGTTGTTTACAATGATCTTTTTAAGCTTTTGCAGTGCCGTTTTAATGGCGCAAAAGCACAATGTTTCCAAGCAATATGTGCCACCCGGCGATCCGCTGGTTGAACAAAAATTAATGCAATGGCAGGACCTTAAGTTCGGGCTCTTTATGCATTGGGGAACCTACAGCCAATGGGGCGTGGTGGAAAGCTGGAGCATTTGCCCCGAAGATGAAGGTTGGACACAGCGGCGAGGACCTTACAGCGCTACATACAATGGATATAAAGCCGCTTATGAAAACCTGCAAACTACCTTTAACCCGGTAAAATTTAATCCCGAGAAATGGGTTAAAGCCGCAAAAGATGCTGGCATGAAGTATGTAATATTTACCACCAAACATCACGATGGTTTTTGCATGTTTGATACAAAGGAAACAGATTATAAGATCACCAGTACCAAAACACCTTTTTCATCAAATCCACGGAGTAACGTAACCAAAGAGATATTCAATGCTTTTCGTAAAGATAATTTCATGATTGGTGCTTATTTTTCAAAACCCGACTGGCATACAGAAAATTACTGGTGGCCATACTTTCCGCCTAAAGATCGTAACGTAAACTATGACCCGAAGAAATATCCGGAACGCTGGCAAAAATTTAAAGATTTTACTTATAATCAGATTGGTGAGTTGATGACTGATTATGGCAAGGTTGATATCTTATGGCTTGATGGCGGCTGGGTTCGCCCCAAAAGCAGCGTTGATACCTCTGTTGACTGGCAGCGCGGTATAAGGTTTGATCAGGATATTGATATGCCTAAAATAGCGGCAATGGGCAGGCAAAAACAACCAGGACTTATTGTGGTTGACCGTACCGTATCCGGCCAATATGAAAATTACACCACACCGGAGCAAGAAGTACCCGAAGTGCCACTTGACCATCCCTGGGAAAGCTGTATCACCATGGGAAACTCATGGAGTTATGTTCCTGGAGATCATTATAAATCTGTTCAAAAAATTGTGCAATTGCTGGTGAAGATAGTATCGCGCGGAGGTAACCTGCTCATGAACATTGGTCCGGGACCTGATGGCGACTGGGATCCGGTTGCTTATGAACGTTTGCAAGGCATAAGCGCCTGGATGAAAATTAATGGTGAAGGTATTTATGGTTCTAAATCAGTTGCGCCTTACTCAACCGGAAATATTTTTTATACCAAAGCAAAAAATGACAAAGCAATTTATGCCTTTATGCTTTCGGATCAGGATAAGGTAGTGCTTCCGACAACCGTATCGGTTAAAGTGAGTAAACCAAAAAAGGTAACCTTACTGGGTAGCAATCAGCGTTTGAAATGGAAACAGCAAAATGACGAGGTAGTGATCAGCGTTCCGCAGGGTTTGCAAAACAATAGCGGTTTAAATGCGGCTGCCTGCTTTAAAATGGAATATTAA
- a CDS encoding glycoside hydrolase family 2 protein — protein MAKTYPAGKTSFFKFSITSLLFSCLVFQGITTKAQSKYELNTGWKCTPVGNVKDKGTEISQSAYNTAAWMPAVVPGTVLTSLIADKKVPDPFYGMNNEQIPDIYRTGRDYYTYWFVKDFKEAQPQVGNQVYLNFRGVNYSFDVFLNGHKLNDKPHKGMFLRQSYNITKWLAKNGNNRLAVIVYPPDVVGNPNGGQGGDGTIAKNVGIQYTAGWDWIQPIKDRNTGIWDKVVIERTGAVRIKDPHVVTLVPGVRQAEGPQQSAIIQVSAELENATAQPVTGELKYTLDGNTVSKKVTLKANSVQAVQLNDYTLKNPKLWWPSGYGVQHLYPMQLQFVAGTKVSDKEDIKIGVRQITTEWNTRTESRQININGQKIFIKGGNWIVSDEMLRFSDARYDAEVRFHRDMNLNLIRVWGGALIERPEFYEACDKYGMLVFQDMWGSGDCNGRWTDPMKLEDQWTRRKYPDDHDLYLKSIEDQVKLVRNYPSLAIWCGGNEITPPEDILTALRDNIMPKLDNTRWFIPYSNSEEMSRNVEGGNGDGPYGIQPLSTFWAHKTYPFNSEVGSVGVGDYESLKRFMPAKNMVLPEYDEATHKTKADSVWEYHKYIGYDEFIDKYGKPKDVEDFATKAQLVNYDQYRGLMEGFSSHMWDWYTGTIIWKTQNPWTALRGQMYDYYLDPNACLYGLHNGSEPLHIMYDPTDGMVMVANNTFKSHTNMMLVAKAYDMDGKEKMLTQVFSDVTPTTVKRYLSLKKAVDNLAKDKGAFLCLQLLDKDKKTISENIYWMPDANGNYSGLEKMSKINLDASAKYLGSDKVEVTLNNKGNGPLAFFNRLSLVNTDTKQRVLPAFYSDNYVSVLPGEEKKVIIDYKGADKLNLSVDLAGWNVNEKLIQINK, from the coding sequence ATGGCAAAAACTTACCCCGCGGGCAAAACTTCATTTTTTAAATTTTCAATAACATCATTATTGTTTTCGTGCCTTGTTTTTCAAGGTATTACGACAAAGGCGCAAAGTAAATACGAATTAAATACGGGATGGAAGTGCACTCCTGTAGGCAATGTAAAGGATAAAGGAACTGAGATTTCGCAATCGGCTTACAATACAGCTGCCTGGATGCCGGCGGTTGTTCCCGGTACGGTATTAACCAGCCTGATAGCTGATAAAAAAGTACCCGACCCGTTTTACGGAATGAATAACGAGCAGATTCCAGACATATACAGAACCGGTCGCGATTATTATACTTATTGGTTTGTAAAGGATTTTAAAGAAGCCCAGCCACAGGTCGGCAACCAGGTTTACTTGAACTTCAGGGGAGTAAATTACAGCTTCGACGTGTTTTTAAATGGGCATAAGCTTAATGATAAGCCCCATAAAGGCATGTTTTTACGTCAATCTTATAATATTACCAAATGGTTAGCAAAAAATGGTAATAACAGGTTAGCTGTTATTGTTTATCCGCCCGATGTGGTAGGCAATCCAAATGGCGGCCAGGGCGGCGACGGAACCATTGCGAAAAATGTGGGCATACAATATACTGCCGGCTGGGACTGGATACAGCCCATTAAAGACCGCAATACCGGTATCTGGGATAAGGTAGTTATTGAACGTACAGGTGCTGTACGTATCAAAGATCCACATGTGGTTACGCTGGTACCGGGGGTAAGGCAAGCCGAAGGTCCTCAGCAATCTGCCATTATACAAGTATCTGCCGAGCTGGAAAATGCAACCGCGCAGCCTGTAACAGGTGAACTGAAATATACGCTGGATGGCAATACGGTATCAAAAAAGGTTACCTTAAAAGCCAATTCGGTTCAAGCTGTTCAATTGAACGACTATACATTAAAAAATCCAAAATTATGGTGGCCAAGTGGTTATGGTGTGCAGCATTTGTATCCTATGCAGCTTCAGTTTGTAGCAGGAACTAAGGTGTCTGATAAGGAAGATATTAAAATAGGTGTGAGGCAAATCACCACAGAGTGGAACACCCGTACAGAAAGCCGGCAGATCAATATTAACGGGCAGAAGATATTTATTAAAGGCGGCAACTGGATAGTGTCTGACGAAATGCTGCGTTTCTCAGACGCACGTTATGATGCCGAAGTCCGCTTTCATCGTGATATGAACCTGAACCTGATCAGGGTTTGGGGCGGTGCGCTGATAGAACGCCCGGAGTTTTATGAGGCTTGTGACAAGTATGGTATGCTGGTATTCCAGGATATGTGGGGATCGGGTGATTGTAACGGCCGCTGGACAGACCCCATGAAGCTTGAGGATCAATGGACCCGCCGTAAATACCCTGATGATCATGATCTGTATTTAAAATCAATTGAAGATCAGGTTAAACTGGTGCGTAACTATCCTTCATTGGCTATATGGTGTGGAGGTAATGAAATTACGCCCCCCGAAGACATTTTAACGGCCCTGCGCGATAACATAATGCCCAAACTGGACAATACCCGCTGGTTTATTCCGTATTCTAATTCCGAGGAAATGTCGCGCAATGTGGAGGGCGGCAATGGCGACGGGCCTTATGGCATACAGCCATTATCAACCTTTTGGGCGCATAAAACTTATCCTTTCAATTCAGAAGTAGGTTCGGTGGGTGTTGGTGATTATGAATCTCTGAAAAGATTTATGCCGGCTAAAAATATGGTTTTACCAGAGTATGATGAAGCTACACATAAAACCAAAGCCGATTCTGTTTGGGAGTATCATAAATATATTGGCTATGATGAATTTATAGATAAATACGGTAAACCCAAAGATGTAGAAGATTTTGCCACCAAAGCCCAGCTGGTAAATTATGACCAGTACCGCGGCTTGATGGAGGGTTTCAGTTCGCATATGTGGGATTGGTATACCGGTACCATTATCTGGAAAACACAAAACCCGTGGACGGCCTTACGCGGCCAGATGTATGATTATTATCTTGATCCTAATGCCTGTCTGTACGGCTTGCATAATGGCAGCGAACCTCTGCATATTATGTATGACCCAACTGACGGTATGGTTATGGTTGCCAATAATACCTTTAAAAGCCATACCAATATGATGCTGGTAGCTAAAGCTTATGATATGGATGGCAAAGAAAAAATGCTTACCCAGGTTTTTTCGGATGTTACACCAACCACGGTTAAACGTTATTTATCCCTCAAAAAAGCGGTTGATAATTTAGCTAAGGATAAGGGAGCGTTTTTATGCCTGCAGTTATTGGATAAAGATAAAAAGACCATCAGCGAAAATATTTACTGGATGCCTGATGCAAATGGTAACTATTCCGGCCTGGAAAAAATGTCTAAAATAAATCTGGATGCTTCGGCCAAATATCTTGGCAGTGATAAGGTTGAGGTGACATTGAATAATAAAGGCAATGGTCCTTTGGCATTCTTCAATAGATTATCATTGGTAAATACCGATACCAAACAACGGGTATTGCCTGCGTTTTACAGCGATAACTATGTGTCGGTTTTACCTGGCGAAGAGAAAAAGGTGATCATTGATTATAAAGGCGCCGATAAATTAAATCTTTCGGTTGATTTAGCCGGCTGGAATGTGAACGAGAAACTTATACAGATCAATAAATAA
- a CDS encoding family 20 glycosylhydrolase has protein sequence MIAFAKKNTAFKLVFLSVFTLALSARAQDAAKFPLIPYPSQLTAGEGSFVITGKTNIITAKEFTNEAGELNTLMLKALGKRLLIVKGNKPRAIKLVYDAALTAPEAYKLNISKSQVIITAKDPAGVFHAVETIRQLLPVSVEKGIVSKSLTLPAVTIEDQPAYAWRGMHLDVSRHFFSISYLKKFIDRMALYKMNKLHLHLTDDQGWRIEIKKYPKLTEEGAWRTFNNQDSACMKRAKDNPDFVIDKEHIVQRNGKTMYGGFYTQQEMKGVVAYAAARHIDIIPEIDMPGHMMAAINSYPFLTCNGENSWGKLFTKPICPGNESTYEFAQNVFSEIMDIFPSKYIHIGGDEVDRTTWGESEACKALMAREGIKDLPALQSYFINRMEKFFNSKGRKLIGWDEIIEGGISPTAIIMYWRTWVPDAPVKAVKNGNTVIMTPGEPLYFDNQPDQYSIDRVYHFNPIPKVLNAEEAKSIIGAQANIWTEMIPSEKRADYMYMPRLTALAEMLWTNQPDKYNSYLQRLVKQYSRMDAMNINYRLPDLPGLLNQYVFTDEGRLSISKPLPSLTIRYTTDGTLPDVKSPELSSPLSIKKSELIKVAAFTPNGTRGDVYNLNYTQQQMLGTVKVAPPKPGLVCSYYKAAFKHTSLMQDAKVDSTFTTNAISVPATVKAPSFGIAYKGYIDVPSDGIYSFYLTCDDGGVLKIGPTVTVDNDGNHSAQERSGQVALKMGLHPFALDFIEGGGGFKLLLKYSLNGSEPKEVPGEWFKN, from the coding sequence ATGATAGCATTTGCTAAAAAAAATACCGCTTTTAAACTGGTATTCCTGTCCGTTTTTACACTGGCCTTAAGTGCCCGGGCACAGGATGCCGCTAAATTTCCGTTAATACCTTATCCAAGCCAGTTAACGGCCGGCGAAGGTTCATTTGTTATCACCGGCAAAACAAATATTATAACTGCAAAAGAATTTACTAATGAAGCTGGTGAACTTAATACATTAATGCTAAAAGCTTTGGGCAAACGTTTGTTGATTGTAAAAGGTAATAAACCACGTGCCATTAAACTGGTATATGATGCAGCACTAACAGCCCCTGAAGCGTATAAACTAAATATAAGCAAGTCGCAGGTTATTATTACAGCTAAAGACCCTGCCGGGGTATTTCACGCTGTTGAAACGATCAGGCAATTATTACCGGTATCTGTCGAGAAAGGTATTGTCAGCAAGTCATTGACCTTACCTGCGGTAACCATCGAGGATCAACCCGCCTATGCATGGAGGGGGATGCACCTGGATGTTTCGCGGCACTTTTTTTCGATATCCTATCTGAAAAAGTTTATCGACAGGATGGCCTTATATAAAATGAATAAACTTCATTTACATCTTACCGATGATCAGGGCTGGCGTATCGAAATCAAAAAATATCCTAAACTTACCGAAGAGGGCGCTTGGCGTACTTTTAATAACCAGGATTCGGCTTGTATGAAACGTGCTAAGGATAATCCTGATTTTGTTATCGATAAAGAACATATTGTTCAGCGTAACGGTAAAACCATGTACGGCGGTTTTTACACCCAGCAGGAAATGAAGGGCGTAGTAGCTTATGCAGCAGCAAGGCATATCGATATTATTCCTGAAATTGATATGCCGGGTCACATGATGGCTGCCATTAATTCATATCCGTTTTTAACCTGCAATGGTGAAAACTCATGGGGTAAACTATTTACCAAGCCAATTTGCCCGGGCAATGAGAGCACATACGAGTTTGCACAAAATGTGTTCAGCGAGATCATGGATATATTTCCGTCAAAATACATCCATATTGGCGGTGATGAGGTTGACCGTACCACCTGGGGAGAATCCGAAGCCTGCAAGGCTTTAATGGCGCGTGAAGGCATTAAAGACCTGCCTGCTTTACAGAGTTATTTTATAAACCGCATGGAGAAATTTTTCAACTCCAAAGGGCGCAAGCTGATTGGTTGGGATGAAATTATCGAGGGCGGCATCAGTCCAACGGCTATTATTATGTACTGGCGTACCTGGGTACCTGACGCTCCGGTAAAGGCGGTTAAAAATGGCAACACTGTAATCATGACTCCGGGCGAACCGTTGTATTTTGATAATCAGCCAGATCAGTATTCTATTGACAGGGTATATCATTTTAATCCTATCCCTAAGGTTTTAAATGCCGAAGAAGCAAAATCTATCATAGGCGCCCAGGCTAACATCTGGACTGAAATGATCCCTTCTGAAAAGCGTGCCGATTACATGTACATGCCCCGCTTAACAGCGCTGGCCGAAATGCTTTGGACAAACCAGCCTGATAAATACAACTCTTATTTGCAGCGCCTTGTTAAGCAATACAGCCGGATGGATGCCATGAATATCAACTATCGTCTGCCCGATCTGCCCGGTTTGCTAAACCAATATGTATTTACTGATGAAGGCAGATTGAGCATTAGCAAACCATTACCAAGTCTAACCATACGTTATACAACTGATGGTACATTGCCTGATGTAAAATCACCAGAGCTATCATCGCCATTAAGTATAAAAAAATCAGAATTGATAAAGGTTGCCGCCTTTACGCCAAATGGTACCCGTGGTGATGTTTATAACCTTAACTATACCCAACAGCAAATGCTTGGTACAGTAAAAGTAGCGCCACCTAAACCAGGATTGGTTTGCAGCTATTATAAAGCGGCATTTAAACATACCAGCCTTATGCAGGATGCTAAGGTCGACAGCACTTTTACAACCAATGCCATATCAGTACCCGCAACGGTTAAAGCTCCGTCATTTGGTATTGCATATAAAGGATATATAGACGTACCTTCGGATGGTATTTACAGCTTTTATTTAACTTGTGATGATGGGGGCGTATTAAAAATAGGTCCAACCGTTACCGTGGATAATGATGGCAACCATTCGGCACAGGAAAGAAGCGGACAGGTTGCCCTGAAAATGGGGCTGCACCCTTTCGCGCTTGATTTTATTGAAGGCGGCGGAGGTTTTAAGCTTCTGCTAAAATATAGCTTAAATGGGTCAGAACCGAAGGAAGTACCGGGTGAATGGTTTAAAAATTAA
- a CDS encoding alpha-L-fucosidase, whose product MKKNISLVLLFIIVGLRVFSQAPPKPYGPLPTQGQLNWQEMGMYCLIHYGLDTYTNKEWGDGSEDPKLLNPSQFSAMQIVAAAKAGGFKGVVVVAKHHDGFCLWPTKTTDHNISHSPYKNGKGDMLREYREACDKLGMKLGVYCSPWDRNNANYGTPEYVNTYREQLKELYTNYGPLFMSWHDGANGGDGYYGGKREVRKIDRSTYYGWPTTWGITRKLQPNAVIFGDVGPDVRWVGNEEGHAGETSWATYTPHAPDEGKEPANGYVKDYEGTEGTRGGKYWMPAECDVSLRPGWFYHEAQNSGVKSPYTLLDLYYKSVGRGAALDLGLSPDPRGILNEIDVKSLTEFGNLLKQIFAVNMAKGATVTASNVRGSNKAKYGPQFLLDNDRYSYWATDDKVTNPQLVLDMHTPKVFNVIRLRENIKLGQRIDSVAVDAFINNKWQQIATATSIGGNRLIRLTQNVTASKLRLRITGSPVAIALSDFGIYKEPVHLSAPIITRNKNGEVVIGTEAPVNAIHYTLGGSEPTIKSPVYDKPILIGNGKTVKARAFENASLSSEITTHQFGISPKDWTIIDASGTDGDGKRAENAIDEISKSFFSTLKHNQDTIAFPQQITVDMGKVQEIKAFSYLPRQDKQAEGTVDRYNYYISNDGKDWTKAASGEFSNIKSNPIEQMVTLPQVVNARYFRFEAVHVIAGNGITVAELSVY is encoded by the coding sequence ATGAAAAAAAATATCAGTTTAGTATTACTGTTTATTATTGTTGGTCTTCGGGTTTTTAGTCAGGCTCCCCCCAAACCTTATGGCCCTTTACCAACCCAGGGACAGCTTAACTGGCAGGAAATGGGTATGTATTGTCTTATACATTACGGCCTTGATACCTATACCAATAAAGAATGGGGCGATGGGAGTGAAGACCCCAAATTACTAAATCCATCACAGTTTAGCGCCATGCAGATAGTTGCCGCAGCCAAAGCCGGTGGCTTTAAAGGGGTAGTAGTGGTGGCAAAGCATCACGATGGCTTTTGCCTTTGGCCAACTAAAACTACTGATCATAACATTTCCCATAGCCCGTATAAAAATGGCAAAGGTGATATGCTGCGGGAATACCGCGAAGCCTGCGATAAATTAGGAATGAAGCTGGGCGTTTATTGCTCACCCTGGGACAGGAATAATGCAAACTATGGCACCCCTGAATATGTAAACACATACCGTGAGCAGTTAAAAGAACTTTATACTAACTACGGGCCGTTATTTATGTCATGGCACGATGGCGCCAACGGTGGCGACGGCTATTATGGGGGCAAGCGTGAAGTGCGTAAAATTGACCGCTCTACCTATTATGGCTGGCCAACTACCTGGGGAATTACACGCAAGCTGCAGCCCAATGCGGTTATATTTGGCGATGTTGGCCCCGATGTGCGCTGGGTAGGTAACGAAGAAGGTCATGCCGGCGAAACCAGTTGGGCTACTTATACCCCACATGCGCCGGATGAAGGCAAAGAGCCGGCTAACGGGTATGTAAAAGATTACGAGGGTACAGAAGGCACCCGCGGCGGTAAATATTGGATGCCTGCCGAATGCGATGTGTCATTGAGGCCTGGATGGTTTTACCACGAAGCACAAAATAGTGGCGTTAAATCGCCCTATACTTTGCTTGACCTATATTATAAAAGTGTAGGCCGTGGAGCAGCCCTTGACCTCGGTTTATCACCCGATCCACGTGGTATACTTAATGAGATAGATGTAAAATCATTAACAGAATTTGGCAACCTGTTAAAGCAAATATTTGCTGTTAATATGGCAAAAGGCGCAACCGTTACGGCCAGCAATGTTCGCGGAAGTAATAAAGCCAAATATGGGCCACAGTTTTTGCTTGACAATGACCGTTACAGCTATTGGGCTACTGACGATAAAGTAACCAACCCGCAACTGGTATTAGATATGCACACGCCGAAAGTGTTTAACGTAATAAGGCTGCGCGAAAATATTAAGTTAGGGCAACGTATCGATTCTGTAGCTGTTGATGCTTTTATAAATAATAAATGGCAGCAAATAGCAACGGCAACCAGTATTGGAGGTAACAGGCTTATCCGCTTAACTCAAAACGTTACCGCAAGTAAACTAAGGCTCCGTATTACCGGTTCGCCGGTGGCAATTGCGTTAAGTGATTTTGGTATCTATAAAGAGCCTGTACACTTATCGGCGCCAATTATTACCCGTAATAAAAATGGTGAAGTGGTTATAGGTACAGAGGCTCCTGTAAATGCTATACATTATACCTTAGGTGGCAGCGAGCCTACTATAAAATCACCGGTTTATGATAAACCCATATTGATTGGCAATGGGAAAACAGTAAAAGCGCGCGCGTTTGAAAATGCAAGTCTTTCAAGTGAAATTACCACGCATCAGTTTGGCATAAGCCCTAAAGACTGGACAATTATCGATGCTTCGGGTACAGATGGTGATGGAAAAAGGGCAGAGAATGCAATTGATGAGATTTCAAAAAGCTTTTTCAGTACACTTAAACATAATCAGGATACCATCGCCTTTCCCCAGCAAATAACCGTAGATATGGGTAAAGTGCAGGAAATAAAAGCATTTTCGTATTTGCCAAGGCAGGATAAGCAAGCCGAAGGAACAGTTGACCGTTATAATTATTATATAAGCAATGATGGTAAAGATTGGACGAAAGCTGCTTCGGGCGAGTTTTCAAATATAAAATCGAACCCTATTGAACAAATGGTAACATTGCCCCAGGTGGTTAATGCAAGGTATTTTAGGTTTGAGGCGGTACATGTAATTGCAGGCAACGGTATTACTGTGGCCGAATTAAGCGTTTATTAA